In Erpetoichthys calabaricus chromosome 4, fErpCal1.3, whole genome shotgun sequence, one genomic interval encodes:
- the LOC127527661 gene encoding multiple epidermal growth factor-like domains protein 6, which produces MPASMVSCLFGCINTVGSFKCHCPEGYQLGASGRHCTDIDECAENNGKGLCAMDCENTPGSYRCFCFYGHRLAEDGRSCIAECPPGYRMQINSTGLRQPPRQHCVDINECLDFPTEQPRCEWRCLNLPGSYHCICPRGYTLGPEGYHCHDINECIYQNGGCTHICSNNNGGYRCSCPAGFRLSPYSRKKCQTIQT; this is translated from the exons ATGCCAGCCAGTATGGTTAGCTGCCTTTTTGGATGTATAAATACTGTGGGAAGTTTTAAGTGTCACTGTCCAGAAGGATACCAGCTGGGTGCCAGTGGAAGACATTGTACAG ATATCGATGAATGTGCAGAGAACAATGGGAAAGGATTATGTGCCATGGACTGTGAGAACACTCCTGGCTCTTACCGCTGCTTTTGCTTTTATGGGCACAGGCTGGCAGAAGATGGGCGATCCTGTATTGCGGAGTGCCCACCTGGTTACAGAATGCAAATAAACAGCACAGGCTTGAGACAGCCCCCCAGGCAGCATTGTGTTG ATATAAACGAATGCCTGGATTTTCCCACAGAGCAACCAAGGTGTGAATGGAGATGCTTAAACTTGCCAGGATCTTATCATTGCATTTGCCCTCGAGGATACACTCTTGGTCCAGAGGGATATCATTGCCATG ATATCAATGAATGTATCTATCAAAATGGTGGCTGCACCCATATTTGTTCCAACAACAATGGAGGCTACAGATGTTCTTGTCCAGCGGGGTTCCGTCTGAGCCCTTAtagcagaaaaaaatgtcaaactatacaaacataa